From Thermoanaerobaculia bacterium, one genomic window encodes:
- the dusB gene encoding tRNA dihydrouridine synthase DusB, which produces MLRYGPVPIDPPLVLAPMAGITDRVYRLMLRRIGGVGLVTMEFISSEAITRGNARQLRKLVFDDEERPLSIQIYGSSVERMAAAADIVEELRPDVCDINMGCPANKVLKGCAGAALMGDPDLAKAMVREVRKRLSIPLTVKFRLGLDDGRKNFIELGRICEGEGAAAVAMHGRTARQMYTGRADWSAIAELKNAVSIPVVGNGDVETAEDALAMFRQTGCDAVMAGRATMKNPWVFRQTADLLAGRAPRAATLEERRDLMLWHFSEIEKDSETPIHALHRLRTMTGWYTHGLPNGRALRVQISELRTPQDFRRAVEEFFASSALAA; this is translated from the coding sequence GTGCTGCGCTACGGTCCCGTCCCGATCGACCCGCCGCTGGTCCTCGCCCCGATGGCGGGGATCACGGACCGCGTCTATCGCCTGATGCTCCGCCGCATCGGCGGAGTGGGGCTCGTGACGATGGAGTTCATCTCGTCGGAGGCGATCACGCGGGGCAATGCCCGGCAGCTCCGGAAGCTCGTCTTCGACGACGAGGAGCGGCCCCTCTCGATCCAGATCTACGGCTCGAGCGTCGAGCGGATGGCGGCCGCCGCCGATATCGTCGAAGAGCTCCGTCCCGACGTCTGCGACATCAACATGGGATGCCCCGCCAACAAGGTCCTCAAGGGGTGCGCCGGCGCGGCGCTCATGGGGGACCCGGACCTCGCGAAGGCGATGGTCCGGGAAGTCCGGAAGCGGCTCTCGATTCCGCTCACCGTGAAATTCCGGCTCGGCCTCGACGACGGCCGCAAGAACTTCATCGAGCTCGGTCGGATCTGCGAAGGGGAAGGCGCGGCGGCGGTCGCGATGCACGGACGGACCGCGCGGCAGATGTACACGGGCCGCGCGGACTGGTCGGCCATCGCCGAGCTGAAGAACGCCGTCTCGATTCCGGTCGTCGGCAACGGCGACGTCGAAACGGCGGAGGACGCCCTCGCGATGTTCCGGCAGACCGGATGCGACGCCGTGATGGCGGGGCGGGCCACGATGAAGAACCCGTGGGTCTTCCGGCAGACCGCCGATCTTCTCGCCGGAAGGGCGCCCCGGGCGGCGACGCTCGAGGAGCGGCGCGACCTGATGCTGTGGCACTTCTCCGAGATCGAGAAGGATTCGGAAACCCCGATCCACGCCCTCCATCGCCTCCGGACGATGACGGGGTGGTACACGCACGGCCTTCCCAACGGGCGGGCGCTTCGCGTGCAGATTTCCGAGCTCCGGACGCCGCAGGACTTTCGCCGCGCGGTCGAGGAGTTCTTCGCCAGCTCGGCTCTGGCCGCTTAG
- a CDS encoding protein kinase, with translation MTPSPGTRLGPYEILSILGAGGMGEVYRAKDTRLDREVAVKVLPEALAMDADARKRFEREAKAVAALSHPNILAIHDFGFHEGIAYAVTELLEGETLRDRLEAGPLPQKRAIEIALQTARGMAAAHQKGIVHRDLKPENLFLTKDERVKILDFGLAKQGHSPGDADGATSAPTEDRHTEPGTVLGTVGYMSPEQVRGLAVDRRSDIFSFGAIFYEMLSGRKAFKRKTPADTMSAILKEEPPELSESAPSVSPAVDQIVQHCLDKNPESRFQSAHDIAFALEKLTASGPSAATAAAPRLRTGSVLLAAAAAAAIVAAAMLFWVRRPRTDAAAARKSIAVLPFVNGSSDKENEYFSDGITEDLINQLSKVSGLRVAARTSAFAFKGKNEDVRAIGKALNVGAVLEGNVSRAGDHVRISAQLIDTDNGYSLWSESYDRKLEDIFALRSQLAQTVADALKVKLLVGERQKLEKKPTEDLEAYQLYLKGRHEIASFTPAGLNAGIRHLQQAISRDPNYALAHLGVAYYYVSVIDLMKGEEALPRARAAAEKALSLDPSLAEAHADLGWIAFLERDDATADREMRAAIEMQPELAYAHEVYGWFLVAVGRTDRGLAEAHRAVELDPLSSETNTLLGFNLYFARRYDDAIRQLRTTVAMDPDYYWGREFLGRAYARTGKLPEALAELRSARRAAGSWISEIESAFGPVSTEMGNRSEALAMLADMREHAKTEYVPAYYFATVYAALGDKDSAFARLAQAVEERSVWTGWFGVDPDLDSLRSDPRFAALLKKMKLPPP, from the coding sequence ATGACTCCCTCGCCGGGAACCCGACTCGGCCCCTACGAGATCCTCTCGATCCTGGGGGCCGGAGGCATGGGAGAGGTCTATCGCGCCAAGGACACCCGGCTCGACCGCGAGGTCGCGGTCAAGGTCCTCCCCGAGGCTCTGGCCATGGACGCGGACGCGAGGAAGCGATTCGAGCGCGAAGCCAAGGCTGTCGCGGCGCTCTCCCACCCGAACATCCTCGCGATCCACGATTTCGGCTTCCACGAGGGCATCGCGTACGCCGTCACGGAGCTCCTCGAGGGAGAGACGCTGCGCGACCGGCTCGAAGCCGGGCCCCTCCCGCAGAAGCGGGCGATCGAGATCGCGCTCCAGACCGCGAGGGGGATGGCCGCGGCGCACCAGAAAGGCATCGTCCATCGCGATCTCAAACCGGAGAACCTTTTCCTGACGAAAGACGAGCGCGTCAAGATTCTCGACTTCGGTCTGGCGAAGCAGGGGCACTCTCCGGGTGACGCGGACGGGGCGACGAGCGCTCCTACCGAGGATCGGCACACCGAGCCCGGCACGGTCCTGGGAACGGTCGGGTACATGTCGCCGGAGCAGGTCCGCGGCCTGGCCGTGGACCGTCGGAGCGACATCTTCTCCTTCGGGGCGATCTTCTACGAGATGCTCTCCGGCCGGAAAGCCTTCAAACGGAAGACGCCGGCGGACACGATGTCGGCGATCCTGAAGGAAGAGCCTCCCGAGCTCTCGGAATCCGCGCCGAGCGTCTCCCCCGCGGTCGATCAGATCGTCCAGCACTGTCTCGACAAGAATCCGGAGTCCCGCTTCCAATCGGCTCACGACATCGCCTTCGCGCTGGAAAAGCTCACGGCGTCGGGACCGTCGGCGGCGACGGCCGCGGCTCCCCGTCTCCGGACGGGAAGCGTCCTCCTCGCCGCGGCCGCGGCCGCGGCGATCGTCGCCGCGGCGATGCTCTTCTGGGTGCGCCGGCCACGAACGGATGCGGCCGCGGCCAGGAAGTCGATCGCTGTGCTTCCCTTCGTCAACGGAAGCTCCGACAAGGAGAACGAATACTTCAGCGACGGAATCACGGAAGACCTGATCAACCAGCTCTCGAAAGTCTCCGGGCTGCGCGTCGCGGCGCGGACCTCCGCCTTCGCGTTCAAGGGAAAGAACGAAGACGTTCGCGCGATCGGAAAGGCCTTGAACGTCGGCGCCGTCCTGGAAGGAAACGTCAGCAGGGCGGGCGATCACGTCCGGATCTCCGCGCAGCTCATCGACACGGACAATGGCTATAGCCTCTGGTCGGAGAGCTACGACCGCAAGCTCGAAGACATCTTCGCGCTCCGCAGCCAGCTCGCGCAGACGGTCGCCGACGCATTGAAGGTCAAGCTCCTGGTGGGGGAGCGCCAGAAGCTAGAAAAGAAGCCGACCGAAGATCTCGAGGCCTACCAGCTGTACTTGAAGGGACGCCATGAGATCGCATCGTTCACCCCGGCGGGGTTGAACGCCGGGATCCGACATCTGCAGCAGGCGATTTCGCGCGATCCCAACTACGCGCTTGCCCACCTCGGTGTGGCCTATTACTACGTCTCCGTCATCGACCTCATGAAGGGAGAGGAGGCCCTGCCCCGCGCCCGAGCGGCTGCCGAGAAGGCGCTCTCGCTCGATCCATCGCTCGCCGAAGCGCACGCCGATCTGGGGTGGATCGCGTTCCTGGAGCGCGATGATGCGACGGCCGACCGGGAGATGCGGGCGGCGATCGAGATGCAGCCGGAGCTCGCCTATGCCCACGAGGTCTATGGCTGGTTCCTGGTGGCCGTCGGGCGGACCGATCGAGGGCTCGCGGAAGCGCACCGTGCCGTGGAGCTCGACCCGCTCTCGTCCGAGACGAACACGCTGCTCGGTTTCAACCTCTATTTCGCGCGGCGCTACGACGACGCGATCCGGCAACTGCGCACGACCGTCGCGATGGATCCCGACTATTACTGGGGGCGCGAATTCCTGGGACGCGCCTACGCCCGAACCGGCAAGCTTCCGGAAGCCCTCGCCGAGCTCCGGAGCGCCCGCCGGGCGGCGGGATCGTGGATCTCCGAGATCGAGTCGGCGTTCGGGCCGGTCTCCACGGAGATGGGGAACCGGTCCGAAGCCCTGGCGATGCTCGCCGACATGCGGGAACACGCGAAGACCGAATACGTTCCCGCGTACTACTTCGCGACGGTATACGCCGCGCTCGGAGACAAGGACTCGGCCTTCGCGCGTCTCGCGCAGGCGGTCGAGGAGCGCTCCGTCTGGACCGGCTGGTTCGGAGTCGATCCGGATCTCGACTCGCTGAGGTCCGATCCGCGGTTCGCGGCGCTCCTGAAGAAGATGAAGTTACCCCCGCCATAG